In Oenanthe melanoleuca isolate GR-GAL-2019-014 chromosome 17, OMel1.0, whole genome shotgun sequence, one genomic interval encodes:
- the CNTRL gene encoding centriolin isoform X2, which yields MKKGSVRKATGRKPQASASQLSQPMPPVSSGATSAHLGQQTPPAAPKNMEQRLQQWDIPAESVGAAFKFQKGENGFSPGVKYITEPLIKRLSKQQSLACISSLNLSSPKDADKKFKYIENLEKCFKLEVLNLSNNQIEKIEKLDKLLKLRELNLSGNRISKIEGIEHLQNLQKLNLAGNEIEHIPVWVGKKLRSLRSLNLRQNKVASLHDIAKLKPLQDLTSLFLAENPVASLPHYCLYTIFHLRALENLDGQPVTNHDRQEALERFNLEEIERLERELENTRKEMENVKLSQSKVLEQLQQQDELNRSLKEKALQQKQSLEELQRDLGTKNELLKQKTVELTRACQKQYELEQELAFYKIDAKFEPLNYFPSEEVEPDNVPGESPYIGKARYKRNMFIMEGYISDTAQQLQVGQMQQEEDDSCRKPQLESHLQSLDKILQDKEEKINSAQRRLEELQSEIGDAEQQVLKVTGELQQLEDALAQRKISQASKEAIEQQLSEKLQILQELRKETLELEKQIEKQKREIGKNRKELEDLHSSLGSVNPEDPRHAHMKAQKASKEQHLDIMNKHCQQLETRLDQMLSRIAKETEEIKDLEQQLTDGQIATNEALKRDLESIIIGLQEYLQSVKHQAEQTNEECKKLQKEKESLLERLAGLEEEKNNLELVAMDAENMRKEIAMLESSLEEQRELNESLQDAQGKVSTYKTELEAQLRERDAEAEQQKQEFERLKQNSQMELSALQDKLEKERQLLENAQNKAQLAEEKEQQNYKLLLQFKQLQGDNNFLKQQLKDLQNHLNHAVGNLIHPEDVLACMNELRQKLKTGAGEMNCPNSADILGKNLASLQKEFNDIFADAQKEKEKAWAGQRQLQEEIVSQQEKLEQMQEKYKQVKAENRQNKNKVHQLENEIQRLHEKIKSMEEIQGLADQQLQEADEEKEAILAQLENLEKRKKIEDARAQMQVLSLDKELKELQREVITSDKLAVTELSMAANQLRALGGTVLRINQERAEELEEAQEFCAEAARASQALAKAEAEIELLQQLLKEKEEQVLQEMEKAGEKTAASNTQKLEMNKLSEAMEQQKAEIDRLKWLLDNIGTGNKDEIEALQDEIAALRNVLSQQNDHSTSPAEPLKRGGYWCYLPSSQASTPASQSTKDSGVCLGCSGTSPARRGDAQDRPCGREDVPSQGCWVYSPVKNRLYKANSGKDRRAKEDGEGNAGSPVPGASAFVPPPGTVIYTALPDGAPAPQGVGVYGPPPAAATGAPIAPGSIIHGPPPLGSQVVYGPLPPNFTVPLIPLGVLHCNVPGHQDLKSEVSRLEDTVCYLRSQKYKEKCSEAAEQKYKKEVERLLGNVEELEQEREELQCEVAELRRAAQKRSTRRDFIDGYTESFLAELQLEKSLQQQEDVAEEIECAEKTLLKRRAELREADRLLTEAQVELESTRGKTKEALQKYNRAKHHLSCTEMEAEELEQRAQETATKIVKAAQQLRLLQTDTRGLEQLKREQEGILKELNKMVAARNSELQSLNQKIEMLTESLQKLQGDIRLAEGNEGQHLQIIREAENLVQGKKTELETLKEQISAQQQELLFLEQQVAQRTEELHGLQECISQREGDLKEALRDGETEAHEKLCQIREIKVLLEELSVERDELDVQLNERRAQLSVLKKDIRKEEENLQGILGQITKHKMELKHVLEILELEKNELEGLKLQHEQKVTELEKTQVAVLEKLKLEDIQRLLQCQQGEVDWQEQLLRKDREENEQLGSHLRALQNNIQALSREKEKLEEDSRSLEKKLSQTKRDLTAAEDSSRTALSKMENVELDVKSLQQEVELLNKQKKSLNAEIVAVQEDLQGKKEELEALKGELNDSRQHLHLVEQDLKNNSRQQEELLREQAALKEEIRGYFRKRKECRERHKKRQNQLQQLQKKIEEKETELAQQEVVLHRLKQNSEREGKKLEECAAKMKDQKILLEKELADQHKKLEQATAKVKLAEENLGKLEKEESQCAALEETIRKSKHQLSEKELQLQQKDRAIQCLQKELELCKCELKQLQGQIVSERREAEKQREAQKMQRMELESKLQVKTRDLEERQKEMESAATLLNLEVENEIRTEFKSSCSSPDLLEDLEASFEGKRSVQSECDNSEMASFTAPDRQLLSLEEKFNISGIFLLDEQWRGEALRERLQQHEDRLKAQLRCCLAKQAQVLLQGKRQTAGSLHSLQRQLQVLDDLVSSPASDSFFLPSSPSLGSLHSALSGAKAQVPSSPRSALGSPVLRSSSQGISQ from the exons ATGAAGAAAGGCTCTGTAAGGAAAGCCACAGGCAGAAAACCCCAGGCATCAGcatcccagctgtcccagccaaTGCCACCTGTCAGTTcaggtgccacatctgcacatcttGGCCAGCAgacacctccagctgctcccaaaaaCATGGAGCAGAGGCTCCAACAATGGGATATTCCAGCAGAAAGTGTTGGAGCtgcttttaaatttcagaaag GTGAAAATGGTTTTAGCCCAGGGGTTAAGTACATAACTGAGCCCCTCATAAAGCGTCTGTCAAAACAGCAAAGTCTGGCATGTATAAGCTCACTGAATCTTTCTTCCCCAAAGGATGCAGACAAGAAATTTAAG TACATAGAAAATTTGGAAAAGTGCTTTAAACTAGAGGTGCTAAACCTCAGTAACAACCAGATAGAGAAGATTGAGAAGTTGGATAAACTGCTGAAGCTGCGTGAGCTCAACTTGTCTGGCAACAGAATCAG caAAATTGAAGGCATAGAACATTTGCAGAACCTACAGAAGCTGAACCTGGCAGGGAATGAGATTGAGCACATTCCTGTGTGGGTAGGGAAGAAGCTGAGATCCCTGCGCAGCCTGAACTTGAGACAGAATAAAGTGGCCTCA CTCCATGATATAGCTAAACTAAAGCCTCTGCAAGATCTGACCTCTCTGTTCCTTGCTGAAAACCCAGTTGCAAGTCTGCCTCACTACTGCTTGTACACCATATTCCACCTGAGGGCACTGGAAAACCTGGATGGACAGCCAGTGACAAACCATGACAGGCAGGAAGCTCTGGAGAGGTTTAATTTGG aagagaTAGAAAGATTAGAAAGAGAGTTGGAAAACACAAGAAAGGAGATGGAGAATGTGAAACTTAGTCAGTCCAAAGTGCTTGAGCAACTTCAGCAACAAGATGAGCTTAATAGGTCACTAAAGGAAAAGGCTTTGCAACAGAAACAGAGCcttgaggagctgcagagggacctgggcaCTAAAAATGAGCTG CTGAAGCAGAAGACAGTGGAGCTCACCCGGGCTTGCCAGAAGCAGtatgagctggagcaggagctggcctTCTACAAGATCGATGCAAAATTTGAGcccttaaattattttccctcagag GAGGTTGAACCTGATAATGTACCTGGTGAAAGCCCCTACATTGGCAAGGCCAGGTACAAAAGAAATATGTTTATAATGGAAGGCTACATCTctgacacagctcagcagctgcaggttggGCAAATGCAACAGGAGGAAGATGATTCCTGTAGGAAACCCCAGCTGGAATCACATCTCCAAAGTCTAGATAAAATACTGCAGGATAAGGAGGAAAAGATTAATTCAG CACAAAGAAGATTAGAAGAACTGCAAAGTGAAATTGGAGATGCAGAACAACAAGTGCTGAAAGTAACGGGGGAACTGCAACAACTGGAGGATGCTCTGGCTCAGAGAAAA ATCTCCCAGGCCAGCAAGGAAGCAATTGAACAGCAATTGAGTGAAAAGTTACAAATCCTGCAGGAGCTTCGCAAGGAAACCTTagaactggaaaaacaaatagaaaaacagaaaagagaaataggGAAAAATCGGAAAGAGCTTGAAGATTTGCATAGTTCTCTTGGTTCTGTAAATCCTGAGGATCCAAGGCAT GCTCACATGAAAGCTCAAAAAGCAAGTAAAGAGCAGCACCTTGATATAATGAACAaacactgccagcagctggagacTCGCCTGGATCAGATGCTCTCCAGGATTGCAAAGGAAACTGAGGAAATCAAGGatttggagcagcagctcactgaTG GTCAAATAGCAACAAATGAAGCACTGAAAAGGGATTTGGAAAGTATTATCATTGGCTTGCAGGAATACCTGCAAAGTGTGAAGCACCAGGCAGAACAGACCAATGAGGAGTGTAAGAagttgcagaaggaaaaagaatctTTGCTGGAAAGATTGGCAGgtctggaggaggaaaaaaacaacctggaATTGGTTGCCATGGATGcagaaaatatgagaaaa GAAATTGCAATGCTGGAGAGTTCACTGGAGGAACAGAGAGAGCTAAATGAGTCCCTTCAAGATGCTCAGGGGAAGGTTAGCACCTACAAGACTGAGCTGGAAGCTCAATTAAGAGAGAGAGATGCTGAAGCTGAGCAGCAAAAACAAGAATTTGAAAGACTGAAACAAAATAGCCAG ATGGAATTGTCAGCCCTGCAGGATAAACTTGAAAAGGAAAGACAACTGTTAGAGAATGCTCAGAACAAAGCACAATTGGCAGAAGAGAAGGAACAGCAAAATTACAAGCTGCTTTTACAGTTCAAGCAATTGCAG GGAGACAATAATTTCTTAAAACAACAGCTTAAAGATCTCCAGAATCACCTAAACCATGCAGTTGGTAACTTAATTCATCCTGAGGATGTCTTGGCTTGTATGAATGAACTCAGGCAAAAGCTTAAGACAGGAGCTGGAGAGATGAA CTGTCCAAATTCAGCTGATATTTTAGGGAAAAACCTTGCAAGTCTGCAGAAAGAATTCAATGACATCTTTGCTGatgcacagaaggaaaaagagaaagcatgGGCTGGACAGAGACAATTGCAGGAAGAAATTGTTTCCCAGCAGGAGAAACTGGAACAAATGCAGGAGAAATACAAACAG GTTAAAgctgaaaacagacaaaataagAACAAGGTCCATCAGTTAGAGAATGAAATTCAACgtttacatgaaaaaataaagagcatgGAAGAGATTCAGGGCCTGGCTgatcagcagctccaggaggcagatgaagaaaaagaggcTATTCTTGCTCAGCTGGAGAATTTAGAGAAAAGG aaaaaaatagaagatgcCAGGGCCCAGATGCAGGTGCTGAGTCTGGAtaaggagctgaaggagctgcagagagaagtGATCACCTCAGACAAGCTGGCAGTCACTGAGCTCTCCATGGCTGCAaaccagctcagggctctgggggggACTGTGCTCAGGATTAACCAGGAGAGAGCTGAG GAGCTTGAGGAAGCCCAAGAGTTCTGTGCTGAGGCAGCTCGTGCTTCCCAGGCTCTTGccaaagcagaagcagaaatagAATTGCTACAACAACtcctgaaggagaaggaagagcaa GTTCTGCAGGAAATGGAGAAAGCTGGTGAGAAAACTGCTGCATCAAACACTCAGAAGTTGGAAATGAATAAATTAAGTGAAGCCATggaacagcaaaaagcagagatTGACCGTTTGAAATGGCTGTTGGATAATATTGGGACAG GTAACAAAGATGAAATTGAGGCCTTACAGGATGAAATTGCAGCTCTCAGAAATGTGCTCTCACAGCAGAATGATCACAGCACCagtccagcagagcccctgaAAAGAGGGGGATACTGGTGCTACCTGCCATCATCACAG gctTCAActcctgcttcccagagcaCCAAAGACTCTGGAGTGTGTTTGGGGTGCTCTGGCACAtccccagccaggagagggGATGCTCAGGACAGGCCATGTGGGAGGGAGGACGTGCCCAGCCAAGGATGTTGGGTTTATTCACCAGTCAAAAATAGGTTGTACAAAGCAAATTCTGGCAAAG ATAGAAGAGCAAAAGAAGATGGTGAAGGAAATGCAGGCTCTCCTGTCCCTGGAGCCTCTGCCTTTGTCCCACCCCCAGGCACAGTTATTTACACAGCCCTTCCAGATGGGGCCCCTGCACCTCAGGGTGTGGGGGTTTATggccctcctcctgcagcagccactggagCTCCAATTGCTCCTGGGTCCATCATCCATGGCCCCCCTCCTCTGGGATCCCAGGTGGTTTATGGGCCTCTGCCTCCAAACTTCACAGTGCCACTCATTCCCCTGGGAGTGCTCCACTGCAACGTGCCTGGGCATCAGGATCTG AAGAGTGAAGTCTCAAGGCTGGAAGACACTGTGTGCTATTTAAGGTCTCAGAAATACAAAGAGAAATGCTCGGAGGCAGCtgagcagaaatacaaaaaggaGGTGGAAAGATTGCTTGGAAATGTtgaagagctggagcaggagagagaggagctgcagtgtgagGTGGCAGAGCTGCGCCGGGCGGCTCAGAAACGGAGCACACGCAG GGACTTCATTGATGGCTACACCGAGAGCttccttgcagagctgcagctggagaagtccctgcagcagcaggaagatgtTGCAGAGGAGATTGAATGTGCAGAGAAGACTCTCCTGAAAcgcagggctgagctcagggaggCTGACAGGCTTCTCACAGAGGCTCAGGTGGAGCTTGAGAGCACCCGGGGCAAG ACTAAAGAGGCCCTGCAGAAGTACAATCGTGCCAAACATCATTTGTCCTGCACTGAAatggaggcagaggagctggagcagagggctCAGGAAACAGCCACCAAAATTGtgaaagcagctcagcagctcag GTTGTTACAGACAGACACAAGGGGTTTGGAACAGCTGAAGAGGGAACAAGAAGGTATTTTGAAGGAACTCAACAAAATGGTGGCTGCAAGAAACTCTGAGTTGCAGTCATTAAACCAGAAGATAGAAATGCTCACTGAAAG CCTCCAGAAGCTCCAAGGAGATATTCGACTTGCAGAAGGTAATGAGGGTCAGCATCTCCAAATCatcagagaagcagaaaaccTTGTTCAGGGCAAGAAAACTGAACTGGAAACATTGAAAGAGCAG atttctgctcagcagcaaGAGCTCTtattcctggagcagcaggtggCTCAAAGAACAGAAGAGCTCCATGGCCTTCAGGAGTGCATTTCCCAAAGGGAAGGTGACCTCAAAGAAGCTCTTCGAGATGGAGAGACTGAAGCACATGAAAAACTTTGCCAGATAAGG gaaataaaagtgCTTCTGGAAGAGCTCAGTGTTGAGAGGGATGAACTGGATGTCCAGCTGAATgagaggagagcacagcttTCAGTCCTAAAGAAGGATATtagaaaagaggaggaaaatctTCAAGGAATACTTGGGCAAATCACCAAGCATAAGATGG AACTGAAACATGTGCTGGAAATCCTGGAGCTTGAGAAGAATGAGCTGGAAGGTTTGAAACTCCAACATGAGCAGAAGGTCACTGAGCTGGAGAAGACCCAGGTGGCTGTTCTAGAG AAGTTAAAACTGGAGGATATTCAGAGATTACTTCAGTGTCAGCAAGGGGAGGTGGattggcaggagcagctcctcaggaagGACCGTGAGGAGAACGAGCAGCTGGGCTCTcacctgagagctctgcaaaACAACAtccaggctctgagcagggagaaggagaagctggAAGAGGACTCCAGGAGTCTGGAGAAGAAGTTGTCACAAACCAAAAG AGACTTAACTGCTGCTGAagacagcagcagaactgccctgtccaaaatggaaaatgtggaaTTGGATGTTaagagcctgcagcaggaggtggaGCTACTGAACAAGCAGAAGAAATCACTGAATGCAGAGATCGTTGCTGTCCAGGAGGATCTTCAAG GGaaaaaggaagagctggaagcACTGAAAGGAGAGCTGAATGACTCGAGGCAGCACCTTCACCTTGTGGAACAG GATTTGAAAAACAactccaggcagcaggaggagctgctgagagagcAGGCAGCCCTGAAGGAAGAGATCCGAGGGTATTTCAGGAAACGGAAGGAATGCAGGGAGAGGCACAAGAAGAGGCAGAAccaactgcagcagctccagaaaaagattgaagagaaggaaacagaacTCGCCCAACAGGAAGTG GTTCTTCATCGCCTCAAGCAAAACTCAGAGCGTGAAGGGAAAAAACTGGAAGAATGTGCAGCTAAAATGAAGGATCAGAAAATCCTATTGGAAAAGGAACTAGCAGATCAACACAAGAAACTGGAGCAGGCAACAGCTAAAGTCAAGCTGGCAGAAGAGAACCTTGGgaagctggaaaaggaggagtCCCAGTGTGCAGCTCTTGAGGAAACCATCAGGAAAAGCA AACATCAGCTCTCAGAAAAAGAATTACAGTTACAACAAAAAGACAGAGCAATACAGTGTCTTCAGAAAGAACTGGAGCTCTGCAAGTGTGAGCTAAAGCAGCTTCAAGGTCAGATAGTGTCAGagagaagagaagcagaaaaacaaagagaagcacagaaaatgcaaaggaTGGAGCTTGAAAGCAAACTGCAA GTTAAAACCCGAGACCtggaagaaagacaaaaggaaatggagagTGCAGCAACCTTGCTTAATCTGGAGGTTGAAAATGAAATTAGGACAGAGTTTAAATCTTCATGCTCATCTCCAGACCTTTTGGAAGATTTGGAAGCATCATTTGAAGGAAAGAGGAGTGTGCAGAGTGAGTGTGATAACTCAGAGATGGCTTCCTTCACTGCTCCTGACAGACAGCTCCTCTCCTTGGAAGAAAAGTTCAATATTTCTGGAATCTTCTTACTG GATGAGCAGTGGCGGGGAGAGGCGCTCcgggagaggctgcagcagcacgaGGACCGGCTCAAG GCCCAGCTGCGGTGCTGCCTGGCCAAGCAggcccaggtgctgctgcaggggaagcGGCAGACGGCCGgcagcctgcacagcctgcagcgccagctccaggtgctggatgACCTGGTCAGCAGCCCTGCTTCAGACTCCTTcttcctgcccagcagccccagcctgggctctctTCACAGTGCTCTGAGTGGAGCAAAAGCTCAG gtccccagcagccccagaagTGCTCTGGGATCCCCAGTGCTGCGTTCCAGCTCACAGGGAATCTCTCAGTGA